A single genomic interval of Juglans regia cultivar Chandler chromosome 1, Walnut 2.0, whole genome shotgun sequence harbors:
- the LOC108988279 gene encoding myb-related protein 306-like: MGRPPCCDKEGVKKGPWTPEEDILLVSYIQEHGPGNWRAVPTNTGLLRCSKSCRLRWTNYLRPGIKRGNFTDQEEKMIIHLQALLGNRWAAIASYLPQRTDNDIKNYWNTHLKKKLKKLQTGPEEHDTRDGFSASQPMSRGQWERRLQTDIHMAKQALRDALSQEKQSYLSELKSSNGCSNAIPLAQSSSTYASSTENIARLLKGWMRNPQNPSQTNSEMTQNSLNSMSGTDSVSSEGTPNKANDKDLIPSEAFDSLFGFESFDPSHSDTSTQSMSPEETLFQDESKPDSGDLLPLSLLEKWLFDEGASQGKDFLSDITLDDSTTANLF, encoded by the exons ATGGGCAGGCCTCCTTGTTGTGATAAAGAGGGGGTCAAGAAAGGACCATGGACTCCTGAAGAAGATATCTTGTTGGTCTCCTATATTCAAGAACATGGTCCTGGAAATTGGAGGGCTGTTCCTACCAATACAG ggttGCTAAGATGTAGTAAGAGTTGCAGACTTAGATGGACTAATTACCTCAGGCCAGGGATCAAACGCGGCAACTTTACTGACCAGGAGGAGAAGATGATAATCCACCTTCAAGCTCTGTTGGGCAACAG ATGGGCTGCCATAGCTTCGTACCTCCCACAGAGAACAGATAATGACATTAAAAACTATTGGAACACCCATTTAAAGAAGAAGCTTAAAAAGCTTCAAACAGGCCCAGAAGAACATGACACCAGAGATGGCTTTTCAGCTTCACAGCCAATGTCCCGAGGACAGTGGGAGAGAAGGCTCCAAACTGACATCCACATGGCCAAGCAAGCTCTTCGTGACGCCCTTTCCCAGGAGAAACAAAGCTACTTGTCCGAATTGAAGTCCTCCAATGGCTGCTCTAATGCAATACCACTAGCTCAATCATCAAGTACCTATGCATCAAGCACAGAGAACATAGCCCGGCTACTAAAAGGTTGGATGAGAAATCCACAAAATCCATCTCAAACAAACTCAGAGATGACTCAAAATTCCTTAAACAGCATGAGTGGAACTGATTCTGTATCCAGTGAGGGAACTCCAAATAAGGCAAACGACAAGGACCTTATACCATCCGAGGCGTTTGATTCGCTTTTTGGTTTCGAGTCTTTCGACCCCTCACATTCTGATACGTCGACACAGTCGATGTCACCTGAGGAAACCCTTTTCCAAGATGAAAGCAAGCCGGATTCGGGTGATTTACTGCCGTTGTCATTGCTTGAGAAGTGGTTGTTTGATGAAGGTGCTAGTCAAGGGAAAGACTTCCTTAGTGATATCACATTGGATGACAGTACTACTGCTAATCTTTTCTGA
- the LOC108988280 gene encoding mini zinc finger protein 2-like, translating to MRKRQVILRRQEPSDGSTTSSVTVRTVRYAECQKNQAASIGGYAVDGCREFMASGEEGTAAALTCAACGCHRSDHRREVEADVGYERA from the coding sequence ATGAGGAAGCGGCAGGTGATCCTGAGAAGACAAGAACCATCCGATGGTTCCACAACTTCATCTGTCACCGTTCGGACAGTGAGATATGCGGAGTGCCAAAAGAATCAAGCAGCTAGCATCGGAGGTTATGCGGTTGATGGCTGCAGGGAGTTCATGGCCAGTGGGGAGGAAGGGACAGCAGCAGCACTTACTTGTGCTGCCTGCGGCTGCCACAGGAGCGACCACAGAAGGGAAGTGGAGGCTGATGTAGGGTACGAGCGTGCTTGA